In Triticum aestivum cultivar Chinese Spring chromosome 5B, IWGSC CS RefSeq v2.1, whole genome shotgun sequence, the following proteins share a genomic window:
- the LOC123117396 gene encoding uncharacterized protein, translating to MGSGKKRAALASLFGFKNKREEEEEATAATRQQHDVAAAPQQRYHHIHRVRPSDDDDYTRHWYAERDIDRKASEFIDKVHRRMLANEQDG from the coding sequence ATGGGGAgtgggaagaagagggcggcgCTTGCATCCCTGTTCGGGTTCAAGaacaagagggaggaggaggaggaggccacggcgGCGACGCGGCAGCAGCATGATGTGGCGGCGGCACCGCAGCAGAGGTACCATCACATTCACAGGGTGCGGCCGAGTGACGACGACGACTACACCCGGCACTGGTACGCCGAGCGCGACATCGACCGGAAGGCGTCCGAGTTCATCGACAAGGTCCACCGCCGGATGCTCGCCAACGAGCAAGACGGATAG